The DNA region AGCCACTAGTATCTGTGGGTTCAGACCAGGACCTGGATGCTGTGTCTTATTGAGGAAGAAACAAAGGTCAAACTATGAACCCATGAGGAGTGGGCCCTTTAGAGCAGCTGGTGTGTGAGCTTGTCTACATGTATATCTATAACTCATGTCCCTGGTTAACCTGGTTAACCCACCAGTGTGTCTATATTTATAACTCATGTCCCTAGTTAACCCACCAGTGTGTCTATATTTTTAACTCATGTCCCTGGTTAACCTACCAGCGTGACTATATTTATAACTCATGTCCCTGGTTAACCCACCAGTGTGTCTATATCTATAACTCATGTCCCTAGTTAACCTGGTTAACCCACCAGtgtgtctatatctatacctCATGTCCCTAGTTAACCTGGTTAACCCACCAGtgtgtctatatctatacctCATGTCCCTAGTTAACCCACCAGGTTGTCTATATCTATAACTCATGTCCCTAGTTAACCCACCagtgtatctatatctataactCATGTCCCTGGTTAACCCACCAGTGTGTCTATATCTATAACTCATGTCCCTAGTTAACCCACCAGtgtgtctatatctatacctCATGTCCCTGGTTAACCCACCAGGTTGTCTATATCTATACCTCATGTCCCTGGTTAACCTGGTTAACCCACCAGCATGTCTATATCTATACCTCATGTCCCTGGTTAACCTGGTTAACCCACCAGCTGGTCTATATCTATAACTCATGTCCCTGGTTAACCCACCAGCATGTCTATATCTATAACTCATGTCCCTGGTTAACCTGGTTAACCCACCAGtgtgtctatatctatacctCATGTCCCTAGTTAACCTGGTTAACCCACCAGtgtgtctatatctatacctCATGTCCCTGGTTAACCTGGTTAACCCACCAGtgtgtctatatctatacctCATGTCCCTAGTTAACCCACCTGCGTGTCTATATCTATACCTCATGTCCCTGGTTAACCTGGTTAACCCACCAGtgtgtctatatctatacctCATGTCCCTAGTTAACCCACCTGCGTGTCTATATCTATACCTCATGTCACTAGTTAACCTGGTTAACCCACCAGTGTGTCTATATCTATAACTCATGTCCCTGGTTAACCCACCAGTGTGTCTATATCTATAACTCATGTCCCTGGTTAACCTGGTTAACCCACCAGtgtgtctatatctatacctCATGTCCCTAGTTAACCTGGTTAACCCACCAGTGTGTCTATATCTATAACTCATGTCCCTGGTTAACCTGGTTAACCCACCAGtgtgtctatatctatacctCATGTCCCTAGTTAACCTGGTTAACCCACCAGtgtgtctatatctatacctCATGTCCCTGGTTAACCTGGTTAACCCACCAGtgtgtctatatctatacctCATGTCCCTAGTTAACCCACCTGCGTGTCTATATCTATACCTCATGTCCCTGGTTAACCTGGTTAACCCACCAGtgtgtctatatctatacctCATGTCCCTAGTTAACCCACCTGCGTGTCTATATCTATACCTCATGTCCCTGGTTAACCTGGTTAACCCACCAGtgtgtctatatctatacctCATGTCCCTAGTTAACCCACCTGCGTGTCTATATCTATACCTCATGTCCCTGGTTAACCTGGTTAACCCACCAGtgtgtctatatctatacctCATGTCCCTAGTTAACCCACCTGCGTGTCTATATCTATACCTCATGTCCCTGGTTAACCTGGTTAACCCACCAGtgtgtctatatctatacctCATGTCCCTAGTTAACCCACCTGCGTGTCTATATCTATACCTCATGTCCCTGGTTAACCTGGTTAACCCACCAGtgtgtctatatctatacctCATGTCCCTAGTTAACCCACCTGCGTGTCTATATCTATACCTCATGTCCCTGGTTAACCTGGTTAACCCACCAGtgtgtctatatctatacctCATGTCCCTGGTTAACCCACCAGCGTGTCTATATCTATACCTCATGTCCCTGGTTAACCTGGTAAAacctagtctacagtatatttGTGCTGTATGGTCAGTGTCTGACATCAGTGGCTAAAAGCAGTCTTTATTCTATTTAACTTGGTGAAATATCGTTTTCTAAAGGTGCCATTTCAGATTATTCCACTGAGTGCTTAGAGTTCTGACCTGGACTGAGGCACGGTCTTATCGACGAAGAGGAAGATGGCCTTCTCCGAGGGCAGCTGGATGCGCTTCCTGATGATCCACATGAACTGGGCCACCGTGATGTCAGAGGGGACCAAATACTTCCTCTTGTCGATGTCCACAATCTGAGACCCAGACACCTTCTCCACGATCACCTACAAAACAGACAACACACAGTCATGTCATATTGGATGTTTGTAAGTGTTCACATAAATTGCCCTCCTGGAACAATAAAGATTTACTGAATTGAAAGATATGACAGTGTTGGGATGTGCATCTTTCACAATCAAGATGATTCGATACACATCTAGATACAGGGACTTCAACACCATAGAGGAACCATATGTATCTAGATACAGGGAGTCCATCACCATAGAGGAACCATATGGATCTAGATACAGGGACTTCAACACCATAGAGGAACCATATGGATCTAGATACAGGGACTCCAACACCATAGAGGAACCATATGGATCTAGATACAGGGACTCCAACACCATAGAGGAACCATGCGTTTTAGTTTGAAACGATTCGGTGCGATGCATTAACATGTGTTGCATAAAAACACATTCATTTTCCATTCTAAATTAAAACCTGCTGCTGATGGAGCTCATGAGGGCTGAGTGGGCTTCTGAGTGGGCTTCtgagtgggctcccgagtgggctTCTGAGTGGGCTTCTGAGTGGGCTCCtgagtgggctcccgagtgggctTCTGAGTGGGCTCCCgggtgggctcccgagtggtcttctgagtgggctcccgagtgggctTCTGAGTGGGCTCCtgagtgggctcccgagtgggctcccgagtgggcttctgagtgggctcccgagtgggctTCTGAGTGGGCTCCtgagtgggctcccgagtgggcttctgagtgggctcccgagtgggctcccgagtgggctTCTGAGTGGGCTCCtgagtgggctcccgagtgggctcccgagtggtcttctgagtgggctcccgagtgggctcccgagtgggctTCTGAGTGGCTCCTGAGTGGGCTTCTGAGTGGGCTCCTGAGTGGGCTCCTGAGTGGGCTTCTGAGTGGGCTCCtgagtgggctcccgagtgggctTCTGAGTGGGCTCCCgggtgggctcccgagtggtctTCTGAGTGGGCTCCTGAGTGGGCTTCTGAGTGGGCTCCtgagtgggctcccgagtgggctcccgagtgggcttctgagtgggctcccgagtgggctTCTGAGTGGGCTCCTGAGTGGGTTCCCGAGTGGGCTTCTGAGTGGGCTCCtgagtgggctcccgagtgggctcccgagtgggcttctgagtgggctcccgagtgggctcccgagtgggctTCCGAGTGGGCTTCTGAGTGGGCTTCTGAGTGGGCTCCtgagtgggctcccgagtgggcttctgagtgggctcccgagtgggctTCTGAGTGGGCTTCTGAGTGGGCTTCtgagtgggctcccgagtgggcttctgagtgggctcccgagtgggcttctgagtgggctcccgagtgggctTCTGAGTGGG from Oncorhynchus gorbuscha isolate QuinsamMale2020 ecotype Even-year unplaced genomic scaffold, OgorEven_v1.0 Un_scaffold_9284, whole genome shotgun sequence includes:
- the LOC124030115 gene encoding uncharacterized protein LOC124030115 — translated: MSDTDHTAQIYCRLGFTRLTRDMRYRYRHAGGLTRDMRYRYRHTGGLTRLTRDMRYRYRHAGGLTRDMRYRYRHTGGLTRLTRDMRYRYRHAGGLTRDMRYRYRHTGGLTRLTRDMRYRYRHAGGLTRDMRYRYRHTGGLTRLTRDMRYRYRHAGGLTRDMRYRYRHTGGLTRLTRDMRYRYRHAGGLTRDMRYRYRHTGGLTRLTRDMRYRYRHAGGLTRDMRYRYRHTGGLTRLTRDMRYRYRHAGGLTRDMRYRYRHTGGLTRLTRDMRYRYRHAGGLTRDMRYRYRHTGGLTRLTRDMRYRYRHTGGLTRLTRDMRYRYRHTGGLTRLTRDMSYRYRHAGGLTRDMSYRYRPAGGLTRLTRDMRYRYRHAGGLTRLTRDMRYRYRQPGGLTRDMRYRYRHTGGLTRDMSYRYRHTGGLTRDMSYRYRYTGGLTRDMSYRYRQPGGLTRDMRYRYRHTGGLTRLTRDMRYRYRHTGGLTRLTRDMSYRYRHTGGLTRDMSYKYSHAGRLTRDMS